CCGCTCGCACTAGAAGAAATTGCCAGCGCACCGCTCGAGCGCCGCGCCGGCGCCAACCTGCTCATGATCGGGCAGAACGCCGAAGCGGCCGCCGGCATGATGACCTCCGCCCTGCTCAGCCTCCGTGCGCAATGCCCGCTGGAGAAACCGGCCCGATTCTTTGTCCTCGACGGCGGCGCGAACGCGGGCGGCGTTGCGCCGCTCGCCGCGCTAGTCGGCGCCGGTGATTTCGCTACCGCCGACGATGCGCCCCGGATCATCGCGGCCGTCGCCGCGGAGCTGGCCGCGCGGCAAGCGGGCGGCGACGCAACGAGTCCCATCTACTTATTGATTTTCGACTTGCCACGAATGCGCGCGCTGCGGTCGCGTGCCGACGACTTCAGCTTCTCCCGCACGGACGATCAGCCAACCAGTCGGCCCGACGCGCAATTCGCCGACATTCTCCGCGATGGTCCGGCGCTCGGCGTTCACACCCTGCTTTGGTGCGATACGCTGACGGCCTTCCAGCGAATGCTCGATCGACAAGGACTGCGCGAATTCAATCTGCGCGTCCTGCTGCAAATGAGCGCCACCGATTCCAGCCTGCTGATCGACTCCCCCGCAGCCGGACAACTCGGCCGGTCGCGGGCGATCTTGCACATCGAGGACGAAGGCCGACAGGAGAAATTCCGCCCCTTCGCCCCTCCAGCCGCCGATTGGCTGCGCGGCTTCGCAAGATGCGAGCCCGCCCCCGATTCGCTACACTAAGCCACTCAGCCGCGCGCATCGCATGCGCGGCGAACGCAAGTGTAGGAGTCCGGTGACATGGAGAAATGGCCGATTGGGGTGTTCACCAGCATCGACGCCGGTTTGGGCGTCAAGCTCAACGTCGTGCGCGAGCTGGGAATCCCCACCATTCAATTGCACGCTCCCAGCCAGGAAAATCGCACGCCCCAAAAGGCCCGCGAATTTCTGGCTCAATTGCGCGAGTTGGAGATCACCCCCACCGCGGTCTTCGGCGGCTTTGAGGGGGAAAGCTACGCCGATATTCCCACCGTGGTCAAAACGGTCGGCCTGGTGCCCGCCGCAACGCGCGCCGCGCGGCTCGCCGAAATGAAAGAAATCTCCGATTTCAGCAAGCTGCTCGGCGTCCACGTCGTGGCCTTGCATCTCGGCTTTGTCCCCCACGACCGCAAAAGCCCCCTGTATCAAGAGGTGTTGGCCGTTACCCGCGAGCTTTGCGACTATGTCGCCCAACATGGCCAAAAATTGCACCTCGAAACAGGTCAAGAAACCGCCGACGACCTAGTGCAATTCATTCGCGATGTGGACCGCCAGAACCTGCACGTCAATTTCGACCCTGCCAATATGATCCTCTACGGATCGGGCGAGCCGATTGCCGCCCTGCAAAAGGTGGGCCCCTGGGTCCGCAGCGTGCATGTCAAAGACGCTAAATGGGCCGCCCGGCCGGGCGAAGAATGGGGCGCCGAGGTGCCCGCCGGCGAAGGGGATGTCGGCATGGAGAACTATCTGCGCACCCTCGATCAGATTGGCTATTCCGGGCCGCTGACGATTGAGCGCGAGATACCGCAAGACCCCGCCCGCCAGATGACCGAAATCGGCAAAGCGGTAAGAGTGCTTAACCTTCTCAAGGCAAAACTGGCTGACGAATAGCGCATCGAACTGCCGCAACGTGCCTCCGACAAGCAGAATCGCATTTCGGAGTCGTGATTCCGAAAACTCCGAAAACGCAAATCGGCGTAGATCACGCTAAGTCATTCCAAGTCAACGCCTTGAATCGCGACTCCCCATTCGCAGTGCAGGGGTTTTCGGAGATTACCCCCCCCAGTTTTCCGATTTGGCGTATTTCCGCAGCGACGGGCCTACGATCCATCATGAGCGATTCGATCAACAATCCCGATCGCCCTCCAGATGAGGTGGACCAGCACCGCCTGGAAACCGACTACGCCGCGCTCACTGCTGAGGCCGGCCTGCTGGAACTGGCCGACTGGACGCAGATTGAACTCATCGGCGCCGATCGGGCGAGCTTCCTCCACAACATCTGCACCAACGAGATGCGCAAGCTTCCGCCGGGCGCCGGCCGCGAGGCGTTTTTTCTCAATGCCAAAGGGCATGTGCTGGGACATGCGTTTGTGTTTGCTGGCGAATCGTCGCACCTGATTTTCGGATCGCCCGGCCAAAACCAGCGGCTGATGGCCCATCTCGACCGCTACATCATTCGCGAGGATGTCCAACTCCACGACCGTACCGGCGAAGCAACCGCACTTTTGCTCGCCGGCCCATTGGCCACCCAAACGCTGCAATCGGCGGTCGGCCCCCCACTACCAACCACGCTACTCTCCGGCATCGAAGCCCAAATTGGCGGCCACAACGCGCAAATCCAGGCTGTTGATTGGGCGGGCCCCGGCAGCTATCTGATTCAATCGGCCGCCGCCGACTCGCGCCACATCGCGCAAGCGCTGCACGCCGCCGGCGCTCGCCCTTGCGGCGCCCCCGCCTTGGAAATTGTGCGAATCGAGAATGGACTGCCCCTCTATGGCCGCGATATCAGCGATCGCAACTTGCCGCAGGAGGTAGGCCGAGACGATCGCGCCATTAGCTTTGTAAAGGGGTGCTACATCGGCCAGGAAACGGTCGCCAGGATCGACGCGCTAGGCCACGTGAACCGGCTTTTGACCGGCATCCGCATCGATGGCCCCATGCCACCGCCAGAAACTACCCTCACATCCGATGGTCAGCCCGCAGGCGAGCTAACGTCGGTTACAGCCTCTGGCCGGTTGGGCGCCATTTTGGCCCTGGGCTACCTTCGCGCCAGCCATGCCGCGTCGGGAACGGCGCTAACCTGCGGCGACCGCGCCGCCGTGGTCGTTTCACTGCCGCTTTGACGCAATTGTCCAATAATTCCCCCTTTTAGACTCGTCGCGAAGCCCTATAATAACGGGTCTATCCATACGAAAAACAAAGGGCCGGCACATGCCCAAGCAAAAGACACACAAAGCCTCCAAGAAACGGTTCCGCGTGACGGCCACCGGCAAGGTGAAGCATCGTCAGGCGGGCACCAGCCACTTGCAATCGCGCATGGAGCACAAGCGCAAGCGAAACCTCCGTGGCACGACCACGCTGCATCCGGTCGAGGCCAAGCGCGTCAAGTTGGCGCTTTGCGGCAACAGCTACTAGCGCTTATTCAGCCCTGGATATTCGAGGGCTGAATGAGCACGACCGCCGCACACGCAAGTGGATCGGCGGACGGCAAATCGCTGGTGCTCCAGCATCGGTTTAGATATCAGAAT
This Pirellulales bacterium DNA region includes the following protein-coding sequences:
- a CDS encoding sugar phosphate isomerase/epimerase, producing MEKWPIGVFTSIDAGLGVKLNVVRELGIPTIQLHAPSQENRTPQKAREFLAQLRELEITPTAVFGGFEGESYADIPTVVKTVGLVPAATRAARLAEMKEISDFSKLLGVHVVALHLGFVPHDRKSPLYQEVLAVTRELCDYVAQHGQKLHLETGQETADDLVQFIRDVDRQNLHVNFDPANMILYGSGEPIAALQKVGPWVRSVHVKDAKWAARPGEEWGAEVPAGEGDVGMENYLRTLDQIGYSGPLTIEREIPQDPARQMTEIGKAVRVLNLLKAKLADE
- the rpmI gene encoding 50S ribosomal protein L35 — its product is MPKQKTHKASKKRFRVTATGKVKHRQAGTSHLQSRMEHKRKRNLRGTTTLHPVEAKRVKLALCGNSY